In one Caballeronia sp. M1242 genomic region, the following are encoded:
- a CDS encoding malate/lactate/ureidoglycolate dehydrogenase produces the protein MNETSQTAVKEQRIAADTLHAYVRAIWEHAGSAAREAELVADHLVMANLSGHDSHGVGMIPRYTSSLADGQLQLNTHAEIVRDAGAVLTVDGRKGFGQVVAYEAMEHGIERAKKFGVCAVGLRNAHHIGRIGHWAEQCAKAGFVSFHFVNVAGDPLVAPFGGIDRRFGTNPFCAGYPRDGKNPLVLDFATAGIAYGKTRVAYNKGVKVAPGMLLDHEGRPTVEPKVMHEEPFGALTAFGLHKGSGLAALCEIFGGALSGGYTTHESTLEKSSAIYNCMTSVILDPNAFDAPAAQAEAEAFLQWMKASPRAEGVDAIYAPGEPEEARRAERGANGVPIDPTTWKQIRESAQKSGMTEAEIAQYADALK, from the coding sequence ATGAACGAAACGAGCCAAACCGCAGTAAAAGAACAGCGCATCGCCGCCGACACCTTGCATGCCTACGTCCGCGCCATCTGGGAGCACGCCGGCAGCGCGGCGCGGGAGGCGGAACTCGTAGCCGATCACCTCGTGATGGCCAATCTGTCGGGCCACGATTCGCACGGCGTCGGCATGATTCCGCGCTACACGTCGTCGCTCGCCGACGGCCAATTGCAGCTGAACACGCACGCGGAAATCGTCCGCGACGCCGGCGCGGTGCTGACCGTCGATGGCCGCAAGGGCTTCGGGCAGGTCGTCGCGTACGAGGCGATGGAGCACGGCATCGAGCGCGCGAAGAAATTCGGCGTGTGCGCGGTGGGGCTGCGCAACGCGCACCACATCGGGCGCATCGGCCACTGGGCGGAGCAATGCGCGAAGGCGGGCTTCGTGTCGTTCCACTTCGTGAACGTAGCGGGCGATCCGCTCGTCGCGCCGTTCGGCGGCATCGACCGGCGCTTCGGCACGAATCCGTTCTGCGCCGGGTATCCGCGCGACGGCAAAAACCCGCTCGTGCTCGATTTCGCGACGGCGGGCATCGCTTACGGCAAGACGCGCGTCGCGTATAACAAGGGCGTGAAGGTCGCGCCGGGCATGCTGCTCGATCACGAAGGGCGCCCGACCGTGGAGCCGAAGGTCATGCACGAGGAGCCGTTCGGCGCGCTGACGGCGTTCGGCCTGCACAAGGGTTCGGGACTGGCCGCGCTGTGCGAGATTTTCGGCGGCGCGCTGTCGGGCGGCTACACGACGCACGAAAGCACGCTGGAGAAGTCGAGCGCCATTTACAACTGCATGACGTCGGTCATTCTCGATCCGAACGCGTTCGACGCGCCCGCCGCGCAGGCCGAAGCGGAAGCATTCCTCCAATGGATGAAGGCGTCGCCGCGCGCCGAGGGCGTCGATGCGATCTACGCGCCGGGCGAGCCGGAAGAAGCGCGTCGCGCGGAACGCGGCGCGAACGGCGTGCCGATCGATCCGACCACGTGGAAGCAGATTCGCGAATCGGCGCAAAAATCCGGCATGACGGAAGCCGAAATCGCGCAGTACGCGGACGCATTGAAGTAA
- a CDS encoding M20 family metallopeptidase, with protein MTTGDSTPQEEAVRLDASALQAFVDRKWNDEIVPALTDYIAVPAKSPMFDVDWARHGFIERVVTDAVDWVKAQPVKGLKVEIVRLTGRTPVIFFEAPATRSGSTETVVLYGHLDKQPEFEGWRSDLGPWTPKLEDGKLYGRGGADDGYATYASITALAALDAQGVERPRCVGIIETCEESGSYDLLPYIDALRDRLGDVGLVICLDSGAGNYDQLWLTTSLRGLVAGDLEVQVLEEGLHSGGYGGIAPSTFRIMRQLFERLEDAATGNLLPKDFHCAIPAQRLREAEATAQILGDDVWKKLPWSCGQDGGSVLPTTTDPKEALLNSTWRPSLTVTGAAGLPPLADAGNVLAPRTAFKLSLRLPPLVEATEAVAQLKSLLELDPPYNAKVTFKPEAGAATGWSAPDLAPWLASSLNDASRRHFGADVAYIGQGGTIPLMNTLKEGFPRSQFMVCGVLGPKSNAHGPNEFLHVPYARKLTAAVAEVIAAAP; from the coding sequence ATGACTACTGGCGACAGCACACCGCAAGAAGAAGCAGTCCGGCTCGACGCGTCCGCGCTGCAGGCATTCGTCGACCGCAAATGGAACGACGAGATCGTTCCGGCGCTCACCGATTACATCGCCGTTCCCGCCAAAAGCCCGATGTTCGACGTCGACTGGGCGCGCCACGGCTTCATCGAACGCGTGGTCACGGACGCCGTCGACTGGGTGAAGGCGCAGCCGGTCAAAGGCTTGAAAGTCGAAATCGTGCGGCTGACCGGGCGCACGCCGGTGATTTTCTTCGAAGCCCCGGCCACGCGCTCGGGCAGCACCGAAACGGTCGTGCTGTACGGCCATCTGGACAAGCAGCCGGAATTCGAAGGCTGGCGCAGCGATCTGGGTCCGTGGACCCCGAAGCTGGAGGACGGCAAGCTTTACGGGCGCGGCGGCGCGGACGACGGCTACGCGACCTACGCCAGCATCACGGCGCTCGCGGCGCTGGACGCGCAGGGCGTCGAGCGGCCGCGCTGCGTCGGCATCATCGAGACGTGCGAGGAGTCGGGTAGCTACGACTTGCTGCCGTACATCGACGCGCTGCGCGACAGGCTCGGCGACGTCGGACTCGTGATCTGTCTCGATTCGGGCGCGGGCAACTACGATCAGCTCTGGCTGACCACGTCGCTGCGCGGGCTCGTCGCGGGCGACCTCGAAGTGCAGGTGCTCGAAGAAGGCTTGCATTCGGGCGGCTACGGCGGCATCGCGCCGTCGACGTTCCGCATCATGCGGCAACTGTTCGAGCGCCTCGAAGACGCCGCCACCGGCAATCTGCTGCCGAAAGACTTCCACTGCGCGATTCCGGCGCAACGCCTGCGCGAAGCGGAAGCCACGGCGCAGATTCTCGGCGACGATGTCTGGAAAAAGCTGCCGTGGAGCTGCGGTCAGGATGGAGGCAGCGTGCTTCCGACCACCACCGATCCGAAGGAAGCGCTGCTGAATTCGACGTGGCGGCCGTCGCTGACCGTGACGGGCGCAGCCGGCCTGCCGCCCCTCGCGGACGCCGGCAACGTGCTTGCGCCGCGCACTGCGTTCAAGCTGTCGCTGCGCCTGCCGCCGCTCGTCGAGGCGACGGAGGCAGTCGCGCAGCTGAAGTCCTTGCTCGAATTGGATCCGCCGTACAACGCGAAAGTCACGTTCAAGCCGGAAGCGGGCGCGGCCACGGGCTGGAGCGCGCCGGACCTTGCGCCGTGGCTTGCGTCGTCGCTGAACGACGCGTCACGCCGGCATTTCGGCGCCGATGTCGCCTATATCGGGCAGGGCGGCACTATTCCGCTGATGAATACGCTGAAGGAAGGCTTCCCGCGCTCGCAGTTCATGGTGTGCGGCGTGCTCGGTCCGAAATCGAATGCGCACGGACCCAACGAATTCCTGCACGTGCCGTATGCCCGCAAGCTGACGGCGGCAGTGGCGGAAGTGATCGCGGCTGCGCCCTGA
- a CDS encoding RidA family protein: MPPIEAINAPGLPIPAGHYSHATRAGNLICVSGQLPVRPDGTHTGDLPFEEQAEQTLRNLRTVLEAAGAALADCIEVTVYLVGVEHWKAFNDIYARHFGAWKPARAVVPVGALHYGYLLEISARAWVEPAPV, encoded by the coding sequence ATGCCACCGATCGAAGCGATCAACGCCCCCGGCCTGCCCATTCCCGCCGGCCACTACAGCCATGCGACGCGCGCCGGCAATCTGATCTGCGTCTCGGGCCAGTTGCCCGTGCGCCCGGACGGCACGCACACCGGCGACCTTCCTTTCGAAGAGCAGGCCGAGCAGACCTTGCGCAACCTACGAACCGTGCTCGAAGCGGCGGGCGCAGCGCTCGCGGACTGCATCGAAGTGACGGTCTATCTCGTCGGCGTCGAGCACTGGAAGGCGTTCAACGACATCTACGCGCGTCATTTCGGCGCGTGGAAGCCGGCGCGCGCCGTCGTGCCGGTCGGCGCGCTGCATTACGGCTATCTGCTCGAAATCTCGGCGCGTGCGTGGGTCGAACCGGCTCCGGTTTAA
- a CDS encoding acid phosphatase: MKPNDEPNLELPAADDAPVDPARRRLLAAGVGLAGWSLGGCNLFDHKPATPKTAADLTLDRALAAHARQIVVIYAENRSFTNLYGDYPGVQYPLSAVTSAQCTQFDRDGVTPLPTLPKIWGGLVPQAQEVDGKRYAIAEHQISELPNGPFRLMDAHGEPLPNSVITRDLVHRFYQNQMQINAGRNNQFAAWGDSGGLVMGHYGNSPDTLKLWDLAQQYTLCDNFFMSAFGGSWLNHIFLISAQAPFYPDAKNGPAAKLLAVVEGDDPTGTRLKLAPDSPGSALDGPPKFVRDGALTADGYAVNTMFPPYQPSNVKPAPGGDPRFADTSNALVLPPQTYATIGDRLSDKGVDWAWYSGAWQYALDHRDTGAVPDFQYHHQPFNYFRNYAPGTAARERHVRDAGIGDDPSTNKLLADIDAGRLPPVTFYKPQGNLNMHAGYADVASGDRHIANVIEHIRRGPQWQNTVVIVTVDENGGWWDHVAPPKGDRWGPGSRIPALVISPFAKQGYVDHTVYDTNSILRFISRVHDLAPLDGVAARDRAMAANGEAPLGDLTNALDLA; this comes from the coding sequence ATGAAACCGAACGACGAGCCGAATCTCGAACTTCCCGCAGCCGACGACGCCCCTGTCGACCCCGCGCGGCGGCGCTTGCTGGCTGCGGGCGTCGGCCTTGCCGGATGGTCGCTCGGCGGCTGCAATCTGTTCGATCACAAGCCGGCCACGCCGAAGACGGCGGCAGACCTTACGCTGGACCGCGCGCTCGCGGCGCATGCGCGCCAGATCGTCGTGATCTACGCCGAAAACCGCAGCTTCACGAATCTCTACGGGGACTATCCGGGCGTGCAGTATCCGCTCTCGGCAGTGACGTCCGCGCAATGCACGCAGTTCGACCGCGACGGCGTGACGCCCCTGCCCACGCTGCCCAAGATCTGGGGCGGCCTGGTGCCGCAGGCTCAGGAAGTGGATGGCAAGCGTTACGCCATTGCGGAACATCAGATCAGCGAGCTGCCCAACGGCCCTTTCCGCCTCATGGACGCGCACGGCGAACCGCTGCCCAACAGCGTCATCACGCGTGATCTGGTGCATCGCTTCTATCAGAACCAGATGCAGATCAACGCCGGGCGCAACAATCAGTTTGCGGCGTGGGGCGACTCGGGCGGCCTCGTCATGGGCCACTATGGGAATTCGCCCGATACGCTGAAGCTTTGGGACCTCGCGCAGCAGTACACGCTCTGCGACAACTTCTTCATGTCCGCGTTCGGCGGCTCGTGGCTGAACCACATCTTCCTGATTTCGGCGCAGGCACCCTTCTATCCGGACGCAAAGAACGGCCCGGCGGCGAAACTGCTGGCTGTCGTCGAAGGCGACGACCCAACCGGCACGCGTCTCAAGCTCGCGCCCGATTCGCCAGGCTCTGCGCTGGACGGCCCGCCGAAGTTTGTCCGCGACGGCGCGCTGACCGCCGACGGCTACGCGGTCAACACCATGTTCCCGCCGTATCAGCCGAGCAACGTGAAGCCCGCGCCCGGCGGCGACCCGCGCTTCGCGGATACGTCGAACGCGCTGGTGCTCCCGCCGCAGACCTACGCGACCATCGGCGACCGCTTGTCGGACAAGGGCGTCGACTGGGCGTGGTACAGCGGCGCGTGGCAATACGCGCTCGATCACCGCGACACCGGCGCGGTGCCCGACTTCCAGTACCACCACCAGCCGTTCAACTACTTTCGCAACTATGCGCCCGGCACGGCCGCCCGCGAGCGGCATGTGCGCGATGCCGGCATCGGCGACGATCCTTCCACGAACAAACTGCTCGCCGATATCGACGCCGGCCGCCTGCCGCCTGTCACGTTCTACAAGCCGCAGGGCAACTTGAACATGCACGCCGGCTACGCGGATGTCGCCTCGGGCGACCGCCACATCGCCAATGTGATCGAGCATATCCGGCGCGGTCCGCAGTGGCAGAACACGGTCGTCATCGTGACCGTCGACGAAAACGGCGGCTGGTGGGATCACGTCGCGCCGCCGAAGGGCGACCGCTGGGGGCCGGGCTCGCGCATTCCGGCGCTCGTCATCTCGCCGTTCGCGAAGCAGGGCTATGTCGATCACACGGTCTACGACACGAACTCGATCCTGCGCTTCATCTCGCGCGTGCATGACCTTGCGCCGCTCGACGGCGTGGCCGCGCGCGACCGGGCGATGGCGGCCAACGGCGAAGCGCCGCTCGGCGATCTGACCAACGCGCTGGATCTCGCTTAA
- a CDS encoding LysR family transcriptional regulator, translating to MKTNTDELLVFVTVVDSGSMTAAAERLQQTVSGVSRTLTRLEKKLDATLVRRTTRRLQLTDEGELFLTRARAILAAMDDAEEALSRRRERPAGRLRVDAASPFMLHCVVPHVRAFAELYPDISLELTSNERIVDLLEQRVDIAIRIGALQDSTLHARALGSSRLRVLASPAYLAEHGEPRDVDELMCARLIGFTAPESLNDWPLRNTRGGREAEFVTVEPAISASSGETIRQLALDGGGIACLADFMTAADVKAGRLRPILDDALRDVRQPISAVYYQSESMAARARAFLDFLAGKLAL from the coding sequence ATGAAGACCAACACCGACGAATTGCTCGTGTTCGTGACCGTCGTCGACAGCGGATCGATGACGGCGGCGGCCGAACGCCTGCAACAGACGGTGTCGGGCGTGAGTCGGACGCTGACGCGGCTGGAGAAGAAACTCGATGCGACGCTCGTTCGCCGCACGACCCGCCGGCTGCAACTCACCGACGAAGGCGAGCTGTTCCTGACCCGCGCCCGCGCGATACTCGCCGCGATGGACGACGCCGAGGAAGCGCTTTCCCGACGCCGCGAGCGCCCGGCGGGCCGGCTGCGCGTGGATGCGGCGTCGCCGTTCATGCTTCATTGCGTCGTGCCGCACGTCAGAGCGTTCGCCGAGCTCTATCCAGATATTTCGCTGGAACTGACGAGCAACGAGCGCATCGTCGACTTGCTGGAACAGCGTGTCGATATTGCGATCCGGATCGGCGCGCTGCAGGATTCCACGCTGCACGCACGCGCGCTCGGCAGTAGCCGCTTGCGCGTGCTCGCCAGTCCGGCTTATCTGGCCGAGCACGGCGAGCCGCGCGACGTCGACGAACTCATGTGCGCCCGGCTGATCGGCTTCACGGCGCCCGAGAGTCTCAACGACTGGCCACTGCGGAATACGCGCGGAGGGCGCGAGGCGGAGTTCGTGACCGTGGAGCCCGCGATTTCCGCGTCGAGCGGCGAGACGATCCGGCAGTTGGCACTCGACGGCGGCGGCATTGCGTGTCTCGCCGACTTCATGACTGCCGCCGATGTCAAAGCGGGCCGCCTGCGCCCGATTCTCGACGATGCGCTGCGCGACGTTCGCCAGCCGATCAGCGCCGTCTATTACCAAAGCGAGTCGATGGCCGCGCGGGCCCGCGCGTTCCTCGACTTTCTCGCGGGCAAGCTGGCGCTCTGA
- a CDS encoding NAD-dependent epimerase/dehydratase family protein codes for MNIFVTGAGGFIGGSIAAGLVRDGHRVRGLIRREEQRDALKRAGIEPVVGSLDDSALLADEARTADAVINAASSDHRGAVEALVRALEGSDKPLLHTSGSSIVGDGSGGEASEDIYTEAQLPEPTADKAPRVAIDRLVLDAAKRGVRSAVLCNTLIYGHGAIPDTASVQLPRLERQAKKSGVVRHVGRGLNIWSNVHIDDVVDAYRLALAKTPAGAFYFIESGEAQFRDMTTAMAKALGLRGPEDWPLEQAIEEWGYEMASYGLGSNSRVRGERARTLLGWQPKRTSVIEWIEKEMVR; via the coding sequence ATGAATATATTTGTGACTGGCGCGGGCGGTTTTATCGGCGGATCGATTGCGGCGGGGCTGGTTCGTGACGGGCATCGCGTGCGTGGACTCATCCGCCGCGAAGAGCAGCGTGATGCGCTGAAGCGCGCGGGCATCGAGCCGGTCGTCGGCAGTCTGGACGACAGCGCCCTGCTCGCCGATGAAGCGCGAACCGCCGATGCCGTCATCAACGCGGCCAGCAGCGATCATCGCGGCGCGGTCGAGGCATTGGTGCGTGCGCTCGAAGGGTCGGACAAGCCGCTGCTGCACACGAGCGGATCGAGCATCGTCGGGGACGGTTCGGGCGGCGAGGCGTCGGAGGACATCTACACCGAGGCGCAGTTGCCCGAGCCGACCGCCGACAAGGCGCCGCGCGTCGCCATCGACCGTCTCGTGCTCGACGCAGCTAAGCGCGGCGTGCGCTCGGCGGTGCTCTGCAACACGCTCATCTACGGTCACGGCGCGATTCCGGACACCGCGAGCGTCCAGTTGCCGCGTCTCGAGCGGCAAGCGAAGAAGAGCGGCGTGGTCAGGCACGTCGGCCGCGGCTTGAATATCTGGTCGAACGTCCATATCGACGACGTCGTCGATGCGTACCGGCTGGCACTCGCGAAGACGCCGGCGGGCGCGTTCTACTTCATCGAGAGCGGCGAGGCGCAGTTCCGCGACATGACGACCGCGATGGCGAAGGCGCTCGGCTTGCGTGGCCCGGAAGACTGGCCGCTGGAACAGGCGATCGAGGAATGGGGCTACGAGATGGCGTCCTACGGGCTCGGGTCGAACAGCCGCGTGCGGGGCGAGCGCGCCCGCACGCTCCTCGGCTGGCAACCGAAGCGCACGTCGGTGATCGAGTGGATCGAGAAAGAGATGGTGCGCTGA